TGCGCTGGTGCATTTAGAGGCTaatatataacagtttaatgAGTGTTTATAGTGTACACGAGTGCGCGGACGAACTACGGACCGAGATGAATTCTTCTTGATCCTCGTCTACTGCATGGGGTAGTAGCATCAGCAGTGACAGCGtccaccacgtctgtcaggctTTGGGCATGACGTCACACCGCAGGCCTGGGGTGGAGCGGCCGAGAGGTATATCCAGGCATGGGTTGTCTGGAATGGCTGCCTCAGTCCTCGCTAGCCTGGATCACGATGTCAATGTGGTGACATCAGTGGTTGTCATTGGCTTGGACGGCGTCCCGGTCAACAGCGTCCAGCGACGGCGTGTATCTGCACATTGAGCGGTATTGCTTAGTACCCGCCACACAACACTTGTTGATAGCAGCCTCGTAATTCCCTGCAGAATCAACTCCTACCTTGTAACCAGCGGCAGAACGAGTTTTCTTCTTTGTTCCCGAGACCTTCAGCGAGGTAATAGACACCTCGATTCACGACGccgggtgtttgtttaccagacaCTTGTTGATAGCAGCTGCCTGCTCCCAGGATGAAGAAATATGGTGTGAGCCGTTACGATTCTCAACTGTCACGAAACTCAGTGTTACCAACTTTTGGCAAATGTCAAGTTTCAgtgtttgaatttgaaattatgGTACGACCtaaattaaaccaaatttaaGGTAATTTTGGTGTGAATTAAGGCCGAGAGCGGCATCTGTGATAATACTAAttatctcagaacactgaaactttagtttaactatttttcagtgtttatttatatgtctttcaagtgtaattatctttagggtttatttatttctctatgtttaatgttgtgcaaagatatgtgactaagagaaggtgattttgtctatggatcggcggatcttttaaaaaatggaaaggagtgtggattgttaacgatataagtttgagagaataaaatgaagaaggaagttttaGTGGCTGGTATCAGCTATATTATCAGCTGATAattcactgaataagtgaactgttgtgcccctgagccagggcgaatgctatggtaatatttaattaccggggctactttTATCCGCTGAAATAGAAGGTACCAAAAGTCTAATGTATTCAgtactgaagttttgtgttcggtgagcccctcctattaactgtttcggcatagtattttatttctctggttttcattatggcacaacataattattttgaatttcgcCTAGTGGTCCCGATTTAAAGACTCTTGTGTACTCCGAAATAActgagttagttaatttttttattcactttaaatactattatttatcacaaatgaacttttgattttggttgtgcccaacataactttatagataaattatattttatttgatttctaATGAGTCATGGATAAGCAACCTAGTTTCTCAGTGTCGAAATAGGTAAccttgggcataagccgcaatggaaaattacttatagcatagtaaacatttatgattaatatagtaatgttaaagtgtggcgcccatataaacttaatatagtaactataattcctatcatataagtaaatacaattatagagtgacaactcaaggggtttcattttgcttcgaaacacataagaggttaccctataatattagtataaattacaatagtgattaaaaaaatatcattagatactatgtactgtgtgtacttttatgccacttttttctgtttgttgagcttaaaaagaaaatacaaaaaaaaaaaatgttgctcgCTACTCAACTGGAAAATATAGAGTTATTGAGTTTTTGCTAGCCATCACTATACTGCAGTTATATGGGGAGGTGCTGGGCACGCTGACTCCACTTCCCGCGCAGTGTCCAGGCTGAGTTCGTCCTTGTGTGAGTGTAGCTACCACTTCCGCATGGCTTAGCGCGATCCCGGCATATTCCTGGTGCGTACGGTTGCAGTCTCTCCTTGCGGACCGGGACGTCGGTGGTGGGGTGCTATTTGTGAATAGTAAATGCTTCTTTTTACAAAGTTTACTGTTTCTATTTGTGCCACAGAAAAGTTGTAAGGATGATTATTGTAGGAAATTTAATCTTCTTTAAAACATTACACAGCAGTAGAATTTTTAATATGCCAAACACAGTCAAGCACTTCtgagatattttaaataaacaaaaaaattgtaacattttatgGTTATTCAGCCACCAAAGTTTCCCTCGGGTCGGCCATGTTGGATAACTTGGTGTTTTCATACTGACTCCAGTATATTAAAATACTCACTAGATTAATATGGGTACATAAAGTACAGTATCATTTGTTGGGACATGTTAGTGTTTGTGTGACAGGTTCTCTTTGGCACCACCCTTCCTGGCGTAGTTGTGTAGTTGTGTTCTCTATGCAACAAACAAACTTTTGAGAATACACTCTTATGTTTAATAATATTGAAACATTGAAGTGAATGGAATTAATATCCCCATGATTATGGTTTAAAAGAAGTGGTAAGATTTGCAAGGTAATGTTTTTATCATGGACTTTTTTTTTGGTGGATGTTGTCAGTTCCATTTCTAACAACTCTTTGGTACTTGGCTGTTAATTTAGCGTGTGTGATGGGGAAATGGCCTATTCTGGGTTTAAAGCAGTTTACTTAATGCCCAGATTAAGGCTTGTGAAATAATGTAGGTGTGTAGAAGGTAGCAAATGTGAGAATTAAAAATgtatctataaaaaaataaaaaaaataaaaaaaaattgttggtgtATCTGGGCAGAGTGCTAGACTGTGAAATAGGCCTGTTTAAACATCATTGCTATACtgataataaaattcaaataaaaatatcaaattgtCCTCAAATACCAAGAGTAAGGTAAAATATTTCTGTCAAAATTTGGTATGgcattcataaataatatttgaacagATATGTTACATGGGCTTGTGCAGGGGCAGTGTATGGTTCTTGTTAATGGCTGTCATCAGTATCAATATATGTaaatacacttcatgcttttggGTTTTTGGGAAATTTTGCAGAGATGAAACATTTATGGTttgcttattttaaaattatcaaaaaaagttGCAGATTACTGTGCAGTCCAAACTTGATTGTTTTGCTGTTCACTATGAATACCACACAATCTTACCTCTACGTTGATAGTTGAACTAGCTGATGTGCGATAGTTTCTCTGTCAATTGAACACAATCCAATATCAACAttgaattgaatacaaatacGTGATACTGTTTGTTTTGATGTTTGAAGTTTGTCGTGTCGGTAACAAGTCCCAGTGGCACGGCCAGGGCAAGGTCCGTGCGACACAAGACACGGACACTGGAACCACAGCCAGAAACTGTCAACTTGAATGTATATTACTTCATTCAAACGACCAGAAAAATGctactaacaaataaaaattggtaATCTTGCTTGCATAGCTAATTTAGTCATTTCTAAAAATCTTATATTCTCAACTTGAAGGTAGTGGAGTGCCCCACTGTTTCGAGAGTTCTGTCAGATATGATGCGTCTGTGTGGCTGGATACTTATACCGGGTGTCTTTCAAATCTCAGTAATAACCTCAATGTGGCAATTGGAgctataacaaaaaatattaatagtaattatttttttatatttgagctAGAAGGtgttgtgctgttactattttcataatgcacagaaagtaatgatttattttaatgatactattatttataaaatcttattattttgattgttgttattattatgaaattttattatttaatttgtatattgttcgcccgcaaaagttatttaaatatatttttattaattatgtatatctacgagagctatgctctatgacctgaaatggacttatatggacagtcaattgagtatacccctctaaggactaatgaacttaacgaataaacaatgattttattcggggtatttcttaaagaaattttcattgttggaaattttcgttttaaatttaccacatttttgtgttttcaattgtattaataagtgttatttacagtatttatattgtaagTTACGTTAACcaattttggtttcggccaatgagaggccgtgttttagatgtgaggcgtctagaacgtcttaattaattaggaaggttggttgtatgaaggcgtctgatgccgacgcaaaggcgcgaggcctattttaaatttgaaagatagctagctagattatgccatccgacactcaggatgagcttaaacgacgtataaataaataatgtgtaagattataagggcatattctgacggatatgttattaggagtgaaaatctgtaagtaaagatcttgcattttgtatcgcccatagacatacccagctgtatgtaactTCGTCCTAAATAacttcgatttgactacaaactgattagttttcacgtaaaaggtgtcaattatcctgaactacgtcatgaattgttatttccaagatttaaattattattttattttgtgatacccagaggtgaaatgggagtacaagtttcgtgtctctaccatataaactgagttaagccaaggcaaatacgaacccaaatataaacataaatagtaatcatactaattgaTTGTGCTAAGATTTCAaacatttcttttcttttatgtaagaatgcgtccgtaaaaacatcatttgattgattttctgaacttacactaacaaacttttgtgaacgattcatgtgtgctacgtattttcctgatgtttaatttacataagcgcatatccacgagtcatgttcagtatcgttaggattgtttttctgtgatttttatctaattatattaatattgatttttatctctacacctatgttagttgtccctgatgaatagccattttattcttaataataaaaacctgaattctatccctatgtgttgatatatgttacctagctacctgtgtccaagagtgtgggttttatgataaataacattttatgcatgtttctaagggtcagagtacaagagcattacaataccattgacacatatatatgtctatatatatatatattttgaaaaatagtgacagccagtgtatatcgtcccgacaacacacacacaacaaaagggtctatttataaatcaacgagtactattaatggtactggcgccagcagtaagaacacaccgaagaagtttagcagtaGTACAGTGTTCacttaatataaaacaatatgGTAGTTTTAACTGAAGTAGCTCAATACCGTACTTTTAAAATGGACAAACGTTTATGTGTGATTCAACTGTTCTTGCTGGACAAATCTTGAATAGATAATCTTTGTGAGCATTTATTAACTTTGCagaatttttgtataaaaatgttatataacgtAGTGCATGTGCCACCTTGTCTCTGAACTactggtggtgtggtggtgtgctGGACCGCGTGGTGTCTTGTTGGCAGCTGGCCGGTGATCGACAAGGTGTACGCGCAGTGGAAGGATCACTCGACCTTGGTGAATGAGACCACGGTAAGGCAGATGACCACGTGTCTAGTGCTGGCTGATGCACCCTGATGGTGCCAAATTATGTCCACAAgaaatttttatcataaattgGTTATAATATAGAGTAGTTCAGTGCTTCCTCTCTTTTCAATCTCCCTCATTAAAGTACAATGCAATGTAAGGTATAAAAATATCAGTCTCTTAAATTGCATGCATATATCATTGGGCATATTAGTATCACATAATGTAGGAACTCTGTTTTCAATACTACTATTACCTCAGTAATGTGTAGGTACATAttaatttcacattaaaaatatttattgaagtaTTTTATACTTTTGCTCATTTATAACTAAACTATACATATTTAGCTTGTTTACATGATTCACTTGTTTTGATGTTAAACTAGGATACACATCTTGGCTTCAACAATATTTTTGGCCATCTAGTTTTCTTTAAACTTATATCTCATTGGCAAATAAGGTGCAATCACTACTGGTCTAATTTTTACAAATCTCATGTTGACAATAACCTTGTTGatgaattaaatacttattttgtaataatattcatGCTTTCATCCCTGATTTCATTGAAAGTTTCTAGTTACCCTTCATGGTTTTCAAAAAATCTAATTCaagctttaaaatataaaaaataattttcattgcttttcagaagaaataaaaatacgtACTACTACCGGCCGACACCCCCCCCTTTCTGCCCATCCCTGTACTATCAACACACCGCGCCACTGTTCATTCACTCAGAGCAGTGGCTTGTTAGGCTGCCTTTCTTGCAAGTCTTGTACATAGTCAGTGAGTATTGCTGAGACATTTCTGATGCGCTATAATGACAACTAAGAACTGCCATCTTTTAAACAATGATGTGgagttgtaaaatgtttttttcactgCTTTTAAGGATGAATCGCTATGCCTTATTTGCATCAAAACCAATGCCGTTTACAACAACATTTTAACATTTCCCGGCATCTTTTCTTTTGACCACTATGTCAAAATCcaataagaaattttaaaataaaagttttctatgtatttcattttaataaattttgtttgccTGCTTGGATAGTTTTCTTTTTCCTCTGGCCCTATTCTACCAAAGTTTGCCCATCACTGGGTTAGATACGATAATGCAGCACAAATGTTGGAGGTTTGAGAAGGCAGTGTGAAGAGTATTCCCAGGCCACAAAGTCCGTGCTGGGAACCACTGGAGTGTaactgtgtttgtgtttgtgtttgttccAGGTTGTGATAAAGCAGGAGGCAGAGGAGCCGGTAGTGAACGGGACCGCGCAGTCTACAAAGCCGTGCGTCGTCAACCTTTCCTTGAACAACGTTCTGACCAGAAGAGATTCCAGAGTGAGTTGTGCGCTGACTGGTGGGGAGAGACCGCGCTGTGATGGCCGTGTGTGATGTTGCCGTGTGTTGTGGCAGGAGGTGCTGGAGCTGCTGACGGCGGGGAGCCTCCCGGTCCCGGCGGGGCCGAAGCGTGGCCGCAGCGAGGCCAACACCGACCCCATCGTGAAGCTGTACAGAAGCGTGCGGCTGGAAACTGCGCAAGGAAAAGAGAGAATGTCGGTCGATGACGTGAGGTCGGACGCCGGTGAGGGAGCGACTCGGGGCAAGCCTGCTCGTTCAGGCAGGCGGGATCCGGGTTTGGGAGTGACGTCAGCTAACTCCACATTTAAGGAAAAAACGAAAACTTACAAGCGTGGAAAAAGACGACGGGTTTTTACGATACTTAAAAGAATACGATCGAGGATTTCGACCACGCAAGAGAAATCTAGAAGTTCGGTGATCAGCAGCAAACCACGTTTCTCAACTAGTGTAGCGAACCAGAGTAGATCACGTTCGAGAACTGTGAAACCCGAAGAAAAATACAAACCCATTTTGGAAGAGCCATCGAAAGTCTGTGACAAACAGAGTGACTGTAAAGAAACCAGTTTCTCGGTGCTGGACAACGTGCCCTGTCCGACATCTGACGTCGGTCAGACGGTGCCGGACGTGCCGGATAACATGTCCAGCACGACCTCCGTCAGCTCTGAGAACAGCAGTCAGTTGGTCATGGGCAACGTGGCCAGCCCTGCGACCGACGACGACGAAGACGGTCACCACGTGTACCTGGAGAACGTTCCCAGTTCCACCACCGATGACGTGGAGAAGAGCATGGTTGCAAGTGTGTTCGACAAACTAGAGAATGATCAGGACACCGCTCCGGACTCGACGGAGTCCTTGGTCGCCGCAGACTTGCCTGTCGCAGAGATGAAGCAGAAACGACGAGGCGTGAGCAAAACGAACCCCGCGGCGCCCGTGCGGAGGACGGAGAGAGTGCCGGTGAAGAAAAAGTTCCCGGGTGACTTCGAAGGCCCCGACTCGAAGATGGTGAGGAGGCGGAGGGGCAAGACCCTCTCCCCGGAGCGAGTTGATTCGCCAGCACCGGCCGTAGAGACACCGTCCACGCCGCCATTCAGGCACGCATCACCCGAGAGAACCACCTCCTGTTCGCCCGTCACGTCATCGACAGTGCCTGGGGGAGTGGCCCCTTCCACCACGTCGACACCGGCCAAGTCACCAGCAGCACCCGTGAGTACTCGTGCCCGGCTGTGCCGCTTTGCATGGAAACCAGGGAAAGTAATTTACATTATGTGAAGTCTTATGTTTTTCCCtggtttttttaattcaattttgaaAACTTCATAtgagttaataaaaaaatgtctGTCATGATATTAAGAACATTTCTTGTAGTTCAAGCAGTTTATATTTTCGGGTGTTTGTAATTGCAGCcatattctaaataaaataatttttgttcctATCTAACTTTACTGTGATGAAgatataccgtgttttatcgcataatcgtcacacattttatacaaaaatcaagtttgaaaaatatGGGTGCAACATTTATGGGGAAAAATAtagttcttaataaaaaaaacctgttcatggaaagtacgtttatttaaaaaagtggAATATAtaagagcacaccaaacaatttaaattaataagtcatgcaacaaaaacctttcttcaactttaaacagaaaaacaaaatctgtgacccgaacgcgagccacttgaatctgtgacgtgaactgaCACCTAACTATTGTcatagtacacatttaccacgaaagagtgtgaTCTATCAAattagttaactcggcacttgacagagagcgcgcgttgcatgcaatcggcgagatatcaatatttgaCTACGTTTGctcgctctatacgggaagcaacataaccaaacttgaATGATTGCAACTAGCGCTggatacatttttataagcgatacaccgcggcgacacaggcgaacagataaaggttataacgtttaaaaacgtcttgaaaagaaaatttacacatcagacaactttgtatttccaataattaaaataagtggtaatgtccgaataaatattagatttctactttaaaatacattgttttatagggaaaaaatacctacacaaagagcTCGGAATCCAATAGCGGGACCAAAGACATGAGACGTTTACATGAGGTTTTTTAAATCCAAATtgtgacgccctaaaatataggtgcgatgattatgcgcaTGCGACGATTGTGCGATAAAACAAGGTATTTACGTATTtacgatttttaaatttaagaaccataTTAAACCACAGGATGTTAAAAGTTTGATAGGTACGGCAAGCACACGTAGCTAAGAAATTATGTGAGTTCAAAGTATGTAGTGTAGACACTttcatttttttagtaatattggCCAAATATTATCAAGCGTATTGAGAATTAGCAGAAAAGCCGTTTCTACTAAATATAGACTGGTATCGGCACGTTTATAGTTGCAATCAGTTTTTGATTCGTGTACACATCTCTTGCGGAACCAGGGGTGTCAGATGCTGCTCTGAATGCTATTCTTAGAGGCAGTACCTACTCCTTGACCAAAAGGACTTAATGTGGAGTAAACCAGTTAAGACCCAAGCTCTGGAATTGCACTTGCAGATCAGAGGCAGCTGTGTCATCTTTTCCCTTGAATGCCATACACTAACATCGCGTCCCCAACTGCATTGCCACCAAGAAGTAGCGTGAGCCTATCCTGAGTGCCATAGGCTCAAGTGCCACTTCTCTTCTCTCGCCAAGTAGTAGGTCCGTGCAGgcatttttcacaaaataattctgaGTCATTTACAGAGAACAGTTAACAATAAGAATATTCTCCACCTTCAACAATGCCAGAAATGTTTTGAGAAACTCGTGTGCAGCTTGTCTTTTCGGTGCTAGCATTTTACAGTCAAGTTAATATTGTGCTAACAAGCTTGAGCCTCGAGCTTGTCAAATTAACCTTTGCTTGCTTGAAATGGAGTATCAGTTGCTGCCTCTCCTGGGTGTTGCTCCAGTCTTCAGACAAACTGTTGCTCCAACCTGGTTCACTGAAACGGACACGAGAATGTTTTTCAATGTTGGTCCTGAATCCACACTTTCTGCTATCATTCCATTTTCTCCGTCATGCCGCCTCACATTTTTGCTACAATGATTGATGAAACATTTTCTGCAATTATAACGTAGTAGTTTGATTTTACCCTTATCCTTAACGGTTGAACATGCTGTTGAACGATTTACAGTTTACACACTTCTGCTTCACCACCAGCAGCTTTGTAGGTGAACCTTGCAAGTGGCTGTACGCCACAGTTCCAGGCCGGAGACCACTGTTCTACCTGGACGCCTCTTGGCCGGGCTGTCTGGCAGTCGGAGTAGGCACGGCCACCAGCGCAGTGTGTGTGCGCAGGAGAGCAGCCCGCCCCCGGAGGAGCTGTGCTTCGTGTGCGACAAGGCGGCGCGGGGCGGCGTGTCGGTGCACCAGCGCACGGCCACCAGCGCAGTGTGTGTGTGCAGGAGAGCAGCCCGCCCCCGGAGGAGCTGTGCTTCGTGTGCGACAAGGCGGCGCGGGGCGGCGTGTCGGTGCACCAGCGCACGGCCACCAGCGCAGTGCACATCCACGAGAAGCTGGATGCCATCCTGGGGGTGGACCGGCTGACCTTGAAGCTGGACGAGGAGGCCGTGCTGTGTCCGCGCTGTGCCCAGCTGCTGGACTACGTGGACCGCATCGAGGTGGAGCTGGACACGCTCAACCGCGCCATCGTGGACTGCATGCGGCCCAAGTGTGCGTGCCTTGCCGCCCCTGTCTTACCTCTCATTGTTTACTGTCAGTTGCTACTTAGGTTATGGAATCTAGGAAATAGTGTAGTGCAAAATACCACAAAGTTCTGTGGTTTTAGAAGTtaatagttaaattaaaaaattgttgtggGAAGACAAACTTCTATTCCCTGTGTGTTGATGACGCCATTTCTGAAAGAATCGTTCTGTAAGTCATAGATATGTTACACAAGAGATAAATttctaaaaagtatttttttatcgcAAATGTAGAAGTTTCTCTTTCCTCTGTGCATGGCAACACAAAAGTAGTAAATCTTGAGAATCTTAACATCtttgtttatttaatgaaatagcAGAATGGCTTTGCTTCCAAGAGAGATTACCGCACATTATATTTATACCTGGTCAGATGCTATGTTATAGTACATGACATTACACTTAAAAACAATGTCATTTTTAAAGTGGAGAATTACTGAGTTTGCTGTAGAAgccagaaaaaaatatgaaaaattatactCTAATTTGGATTTTAGTAGTTTTATTATTTAGgctaagaaataataataataataataataataataataatactaataatggTATGAAAGATGCAGTGTCTTTGAAAGTATTATTGTGTCTCCCTTTGTTAGCACAGGATTTAGTTAGTTAATAACATCTAGAAGCACACCCACGCAACTGCATAGTGACGCAGAGCATTGTCGTAGTTTGTTTTTAAACGTAACAAGGTTTGTCAATCaataatgttcacaggctttcacTGCCATTGTCTGTAGTAGCTGGGCTTcagggttgtagccacgtccttggcgaataattcaccgacgtttcaatcaacattgcagtcgccatcattagggagcAGTTACTTACTGAGTACCTACTGAGAACCTACTGAGTACCTACtatgtaggtaactgctccctgatgatggcgactgcaatgtcgaccgaaacatcggtgaattattcccCAAGGATGTAACTACAACCTAGAAGGTTTGTAGATATCTGACATCATTTGGCAAGAGATTTTTGGCATCAtaaatataccgtatttactcacatacaggtcgccatcgcatataggtcgcacccataatttgaggtcttgaatttggtgtttaagattccccccatataagtcgcaccggtaattcattacacatacACATTGCACCACAGAAAAAattataagctccacctcccgtgtaccaattttgtccagttctaataccagtttattggtatacgcaccagttttctcgctgccgtgacatgttcaagtttacgttcatcttgatgtcttgataccagtaattaattaattacgatccccagaaataaatggatagtttaaaaaatatattttcatgttataaaatatgtatattttgcgttttaagttcattgccgactataaacgttacgtttttcacgatgtttttaggcctactagctaatcttatctactcttaaagtacccactgtattttctggttgtttatggttgttacgtgacgtaccgtatttacccgattGCAAGACGAGGTCAACTTTTTAACctttataaaccagaaaatagtatataacaagctataaataaacattttacataacaggaaaaagataattttctgtacttacatttttttatgctTTGAAAGATCCACTCGCCTTTCAACACTATCCATTTTAGGTTCCCGCAATTTACCGCATTtgtttattaacaaaaataaacaatttcgtTTACATAGAATAACATTGTTAAAACGTATACAACACTTTGGGTTACTAAAATTGTTACAGCGCTCGCAACATAGTGGAGATATCATGTACTACAAAATTCAGCATGAGAAATGTCCTGGTTTACCAACTCCCAAGTCTAGATTTCACGTCTTTTTTCGTGCATACTTTATCTATGGCGTGAGCgcaaataaacaaagcatggcGACTAGTACCGTAGatgttttttataatctttttgcGTACAAATTAGCTTGAAATAGTattgtatttttcattaaatgtagggatgggccggtcgaatcctcgaatcccaccgaatctctagtattcgaaagattcgaaattcgagggaaaagattcgggattcgaggaaaaatattgatgtaaatgtagtactttaaaaacttaaatgcttacaatttacttggcctgtttacgttttccttggaacacatcctattgaggtacagtagaacctcgttaatacgtgatggtcgggaccgagataatcacggattaccgaatttcacggactagcgattaaaagcccggaaggtcttgtcaagcttctcagacaccggcgtgcagctgggttaaggccgttcacggtaagggccggccgtcttcgaattagtttctcggcttaaaaatgtctagccattagttcactgtcatttacaacagccgaagagagaaagataagatcatgCTGACcttgaaccccctccccctcgtacagccgaatgccagccagacacgtcactcgccaggcgcctgccgtgcgttggcgggcggaaacaaacaaagggagacgggaagcagacgtcaggacatccccctcaagtttaaagagtgacaaatgtgacagctgaaaggggggcgacacaaagggtcgcacgcgatggcttgcagtgtttgcctgCCGCAGGCctgcgtgacgttaattttaagcgctgacaatttttacttctcttttttttcttctcttttaaatcgtcccggattatccgattcccgaattagcgcatcacggattaacaaggttctactgtattgtactttaaattcgttattatataaaaaaaaattatgaagcatgtactgatttgggaaacttactttatattcatgaacatggatgcattgtcgctacattggcattaaataaggcataaatgacatatgtattctcagaatatgctaaaaattaaaataaagcacatttaggatctagactaaatatgaatcttgtttttttttttaaaaataactctaccgagaaatctgttacttagtaatacaacaataatgccgactttcatcacaagttacggtcgcacatgtagtaataacaatgaaataatgaatgacaaaaattaatacattatacaattattattttaat
This DNA window, taken from Bacillus rossius redtenbacheri isolate Brsri chromosome 3, Brsri_v3, whole genome shotgun sequence, encodes the following:
- the LOC134530052 gene encoding uncharacterized protein LOC134530052 isoform X1, giving the protein MERKHRRTHHCAVPNCPTNRNPFFNKSFFRFPREESLCKEWVAAIGRSDFTDKSAEFLYSAHRICSEHFEDKWFVNELKNRRHSQAVPSIFLTHGSHHGARQRRKRQADDGGPQPRQKKRKLALKAKDVNSVSTDEASGRGRVSSGMPVSAGGPCCAVPCCSNKMHVTRGSDKASHVLYHSFPRTAGLRRAWMKACGLGRLLGRSGHFVCSDHFPAADYVTSRSNGRRKLKQTAVPSQKLGGGTDNKRDVFRWPVIDKVYAQWKDHSTLVNETTVVIKQEAEEPVVNGTAQSTKPCVVNLSLNNVLTRRDSREVLELLTAGSLPVPAGPKRGRSEANTDPIVKLYRSVRLETAQGKERMSVDDVRSDAGEGATRGKPARSGRRDPGLGVTSANSTFKEKTKTYKRGKRRRVFTILKRIRSRISTTQEKSRSSVISSKPRFSTSVANQSRSRSRTVKPEEKYKPILEEPSKVCDKQSDCKETSFSVLDNVPCPTSDVGQTVPDVPDNMSSTTSVSSENSSQLVMGNVASPATDDDEDGHHVYLENVPSSTTDDVEKSMVASVFDKLENDQDTAPDSTESLVAADLPVAEMKQKRRGVSKTNPAAPVRRTERVPVKKKFPGDFEGPDSKMVRRRRGKTLSPERVDSPAPAVETPSTPPFRHASPERTTSCSPVTSSTVPGGVAPSTTSTPAKSPAAPESSPPPEELCFVCDKAARGGVSVHQRTATSAVHIHEKLDAILGVDRLTLKLDEEAVLCPRCAQLLDYVDRIEVELDTLNRAIVDCMRPKCVSETSGVTEEPARRQHACRICRFKTPYQSLMVFHLRQHLKVGSYRCDFCSCRLQADEVRKCLRPEQLG
- the LOC134530052 gene encoding uncharacterized protein LOC134530052 isoform X2, with the translated sequence MERKHRRTHHCAVPNCPTNRNPFFNKSFFRFPREESLCKEWVAAIGRSDFTDKSAEFLYSAHRICSEHFEDKWFVNELKNRRHSQAVPSIFLTHGSHHGARQRRKRQADDGGPQPRQKKRKLALKAKDVNSVSTDEASGRGRVSSGMPVSAGGPCCAVPCCSNKMHVTRGSDKASHVLYHSFPRTAGLRRAWMKACGLGRLLGRSGHFVCSDHFPAADYVTSRSNGRRKLKQTAVPSQKLGGGTDNKRDVFRWPVIDKVYAQWKDHSTLVNETTVVIKQEAEEPVVNGTAQSTKPCVVNLSLNNVLTRRDSREVLELLTAGSLPVPAGPKRGRSEANTDPIVKLYRSVRLETAQGKERMSVDDVRSDAGEGATRGKPARSGRRDPGLGVTSANSTFKEKTKTYKRGKRRRVFTILKRIRSRISTTQEKSRSSVISSKPRFSTSVANQSRSRSRTVKPEEKYKPILEEPSKVCDKQSDCKETSFSVLDNVPCPTSDVGQTVPDVPDNMSSTTSVSSENSSQLVMGNVASPATDDDEDGHHVYLENVPSSTTDDVEKSMVASVFDKLENDQDTAPDSTESLVAADLPVAEMKQKRRGVSKTNPAAPVRRTERVPVKKKFPGDFEGPDSKMVRRRRGKTLSPERVDSPAPAVETPSTPPFRHASPERTTSCSPVTSSTVPGGVAPSTTSTPAKSPAAPESSPPPEELCFVCDKAARGGVSVHQRTATSAVCVCRRAARPRRSCASCATRRRGAACRCTSARPPAQCTSTRSWMPSWGWTG